A region from the Rheinheimera mangrovi genome encodes:
- the acpP gene encoding acyl carrier protein gives MSNIEERVKKIIIEQLGVKEEEVKHESSFVDDLGADSLDTVELVMALEEEFDTEIPDEEAEKITTVQSAIDYIKAHAE, from the coding sequence AAAAAATTATCATCGAGCAGTTAGGCGTTAAAGAAGAAGAAGTGAAGCACGAATCTTCTTTCGTTGACGATTTAGGCGCTGACTCTCTGGACACAGTAGAATTAGTTATGGCTCTGGAAGAAGAATTCGACACAGAGATCCCAGACGAAGAAGCTGAAAAAATTACAACGGTACAGTCTGCTATCGACTATATCAAAGCCCACGCTGAGTAA
- the fabF gene encoding beta-ketoacyl-ACP synthase II, giving the protein MAKRRVVVTGLGMLTPLGNDVTSTWQALLQGQSGIALFDHIDPEAYTTKFAGLVKNFDVEQFFPAKEAKKMDLFIQYGVAAGVQAFKDSGLEINEENAERIGVAVGSGIGGLGLIEENHTKLLNSGPRRLSPFFVPSTIINMISGHLSIMLGLQGPNISIVTACTTGVHNIGQAARMIAYGDADAMIAGGAEKASTTLGMGGFGAARALSTRNDAPQQASRPWDKDRDGFVLGDGAGVVVLEEYEHAKARGAKIYAELVGFGMSGDAYHMTSPPENGRGAALAMKNALRDAGVNADQVQYINAHGTSTPAGDIAETMAIKSIFGAKPEGLMVSSSKSMMGHLLGAAGSVESIITILSLIDQKVSPTINLDNPDEGCDLDYVPHTARDAKMEYALCNSFGFGGTNGSILFKKI; this is encoded by the coding sequence GTGGCAAAACGTCGAGTGGTTGTGACGGGCTTAGGTATGCTAACGCCCCTGGGGAACGATGTAACGTCGACCTGGCAGGCTTTATTACAAGGTCAAAGTGGAATAGCGCTGTTTGATCATATTGATCCAGAGGCTTACACCACCAAATTTGCTGGTTTAGTCAAAAATTTTGACGTCGAACAGTTTTTCCCGGCCAAAGAAGCCAAAAAAATGGATTTGTTTATCCAGTACGGTGTGGCTGCCGGTGTGCAGGCCTTTAAAGATTCCGGATTGGAAATTAATGAAGAAAACGCCGAACGTATTGGTGTTGCTGTAGGTTCAGGTATTGGTGGTTTAGGTTTAATCGAAGAAAACCACACCAAATTACTGAACAGCGGCCCACGTCGTTTATCGCCGTTTTTTGTGCCTTCTACCATTATCAACATGATTTCTGGTCATTTATCTATCATGTTAGGTCTGCAAGGTCCAAATATCAGTATCGTTACTGCTTGTACTACAGGTGTGCATAACATTGGTCAGGCCGCCCGTATGATTGCTTACGGTGATGCAGACGCCATGATTGCCGGTGGTGCAGAAAAAGCATCGACGACTTTAGGTATGGGGGGCTTTGGTGCTGCCCGTGCATTATCGACCCGTAACGATGCGCCACAACAGGCCAGTCGTCCCTGGGACAAAGACCGTGACGGTTTTGTATTAGGTGATGGCGCTGGTGTTGTGGTACTGGAAGAGTACGAACATGCTAAAGCCCGTGGCGCAAAAATTTACGCCGAACTGGTAGGTTTTGGTATGAGTGGCGATGCCTATCATATGACGTCACCACCAGAAAATGGTCGTGGTGCTGCGCTTGCGATGAAAAACGCTCTGCGTGATGCCGGTGTCAATGCCGATCAGGTGCAGTACATCAATGCACATGGTACCTCGACGCCTGCAGGTGATATAGCTGAAACTATGGCGATTAAATCTATTTTTGGTGCTAAACCAGAAGGCTTAATGGTCAGTTCCAGCAAGTCGATGATGGGGCACTTATTGGGTGCTGCAGGCTCTGTTGAATCTATCATCACGATTTTGTCGCTGATTGATCAGAAAGTCTCTCCAACCATTAACCTGGATAATCCGGACGAAGGTTGTGATTTAGACTATGTTCCGCACACGGCCCGAGACGCCAAAATGGAATACGCTTTATGTAATTCCTTTGGTTTCGGTGGCACTAACGGTTCTATTCTGTTTAAGAAAATCTAA
- the pabC gene encoding aminodeoxychorismate lyase, with protein MLYLQRPGSTDRSFQYGDGLFTTIRVKGGKAMLWDLHLQRLVSGAKALQIHSFDTDELTAQVQQAISAPEQVIKVLISRGQAGRGYSPQGIESPCCYISTAALPDYRNWQQQGICLGVADFKLAQQPALAGLKHNNRLEQVLIKAELAERDVDELVVLDQSDAVIEVSAANLMFCRNGQWYTPALDQAGVKGVMRQHLMANLLVTEGNFGLADLQQADALLICNALMGVVPVKQFAGQTKNIELVRQFVSGVEL; from the coding sequence ATGCTTTATCTGCAGAGACCCGGCAGCACAGATCGCAGCTTTCAGTATGGTGATGGGCTTTTTACCACAATCAGGGTAAAAGGCGGCAAAGCTATGCTGTGGGATTTGCATCTGCAGCGTTTGGTATCAGGCGCTAAAGCTTTGCAGATCCATTCTTTTGATACGGATGAGCTCACAGCTCAAGTCCAGCAGGCAATTTCAGCACCTGAGCAAGTGATTAAAGTACTCATCAGCCGTGGCCAGGCCGGCCGGGGTTATAGCCCCCAAGGTATTGAATCACCTTGTTGTTATATCAGCACCGCTGCTTTACCTGATTACCGCAACTGGCAGCAGCAGGGCATTTGCCTTGGTGTAGCTGATTTTAAATTGGCGCAGCAGCCTGCTTTGGCTGGTCTCAAGCACAACAACAGGCTGGAGCAAGTGCTGATTAAAGCCGAATTAGCAGAGCGTGATGTAGATGAACTAGTGGTGCTGGACCAAAGTGATGCAGTGATTGAAGTCTCTGCTGCTAATCTGATGTTTTGTAGAAATGGCCAGTGGTATACGCCTGCATTGGATCAAGCTGGTGTGAAGGGTGTGATGCGTCAACATCTGATGGCTAATCTCCTGGTCACCGAAGGCAATTTTGGTCTTGCGGATCTGCAGCAAGCTGATGCGCTACTGATTTGTAATGCCCTGATGGGCGTAGTGCCGGTAAAGCAATTTGCCGGGCAAACTAAAAATATCGAACTGGTGCGTCAGTTTGTTAGCGGAGTTGAGCTTTGA